From Solanum lycopersicum chromosome 8, SLM_r2.1, the proteins below share one genomic window:
- the LOC138337853 gene encoding uncharacterized protein → MTSDQHELFTKFLKLKPSVFKGAESEDAYDFLVNCNELLHKMDIVARFGVDLFIEKYTPRTLRDRRRDMFPSLEQGRMSVTAYEDKFRALSRGGGVKPDNFTMASTSKKIRKGGELSGSYSRGQSSGGYPARPIQSSLQASRKEQEEHLRIVLEVLREKRLYAKFSNCEFLLDSVSFLGHVVSKDGVMVDSSKIKAVKSWVRPTNLTEWDECEESFQNLKTLLTTAPIITLPVEGKANIVADALSRKTGSMGSLAHLQISRLPLAREGRHFTDEKLSQIREMVLRGEAKETIIDEEGVFRIKGRVCVPRVDDLIYIILIEAHSSRYSIHPGATKMHRDLKQHFWWSRMKCDIADCVSQCPNCQQVKYEHQKPGGTLKKMPIPERKWERNAMDFLVGLPKTLGKFHSIWVKAHLDARAYRLTLQLSGRGAFILTG, encoded by the exons atgacgagtgatcagcatgaacttttcactaaattcttgaagttgaaaccttcagtcttcaagggtgctgaatctgaggatgcctatgattttctggttaaTTGTAATGAgctactacataagatggacatagtagcacgattcggtgttga cttatttatagagaagtatacaccccgaactttgagggataggaggagagatatGTTCccaagcctagagcaaggcaggatgtctgttactgcttatgaggataagtttcgtgcactatccag aggtggaggggtgaagccagacaatttcaccatggcgtcgacatctaagaagatccgtaagggaggtgagcTTAGTGggtcttactccagagggcagagttcaggaggttacccagcccgacctattcagtcttcactgcaggct agtagGAAAGAACaagaggagcatttgagaattgtattggaagtgttgagggagaaaaggctttatgccaaattctccaattgtgagtttttgctagattcagtgtccttcttggggcatgtagtttctaaggatggagtaatGGTGGATTCGTCTAAGATtaaagcagtgaagagttgggtaagacctactaatcttacagag tgggacgaatgtgaagaaagcttccagaacctcaagaccttgttgactactgcaccaattatTACCTTGCctgtggaag gaaaagctaatattgtggcagatgctttaagtagaaaaacagggagcatgggaagtttAGCCCACCTACAGATTTCTAGActcccattggctagagag ggaaggcattttactgatgagaagctgagtcAAATTCGGGAGatggtattacgaggagaggctaaagagacaattattgatgaggaaggcgtttttAGAATTAAAGggagggtatgtgtgccccgtgttgatgatttgatttacATTATTCTTAttgaggctcatagttcaaggtattctatacatcctggtgcaaccaagatgcatcgtgacctaaagcaacatttttggtggagtaggatgaagtgTGACATTGCTGATTGTGTttcccaatgcccgaattgtcagcaggtaaagtatgaacaccagaagcccggaggaacacttaagaaaatgcccattcctgaaaggaaatgggaaagaaatgCAATGGATTTtttggttggtcttccaaagacattgggtaagtttcattctatttgg gtgaaGGCACACCTGGAtgctagagcttacaggttAACGTTGcaactatccggacgtggagctttcatacTGACTGGGTAG